The following are from one region of the Nostoc cf. commune SO-36 genome:
- a CDS encoding transposase — protein sequence MYNQAFAITSRTRCNNRELCLTRLECREVFLYAIKKAQEKYQFKLYALCIMSNHVHYLLEPKQPEDLP from the coding sequence ATTTACAATCAGGCTTTTGCTATCACATCACGAACTCGCTGCAATAACCGCGAACTTTGCCTAACGCGCTTAGAATGCCGCGAAGTCTTTCTGTATGCCATCAAGAAGGCACAGGAAAAATATCAATTTAAGCTCTATGCTTTGTGCATTATGAGCAATCATGTGCATTATCTGCTGGAACCCAAACAACCAGAAGATTTACCGTAA